From one Verrucomicrobiota bacterium JB022 genomic stretch:
- a CDS encoding efflux transporter outer membrane subunit, whose translation MKPWILTLPLIGLAGCSLAPDYQAPQPALPAQLPAFDQDDASADAKDLETSQVWWTAFGDAQLNRWVERALLENDNAEIAAARVREARALLGLSTAELFPSLGGQGQATRQDSAAGLSQVDGPYNTYQLSGALSYELDLWGRLRNSRKAAREQLLSTTYGLESIRQALVADTVTAYFNVIAARIQVGIGEATVADRKESLRLQQLRFDNGAITELERQQADADYAAALTRLPDLKSGLEMAENALLTLAGADPEAFWTRAELDKIGNELPSTVSIDASVTPLALLQQRPDIRAAEADAQAATYNIGVVRAQRWPTLSASALLGTAALDIDDLFTRDSRTWSVSGNLAGPIFDFGRTSNRIEASEAQQEQALLNYEAVVKQAFREVRENWRNYDFAQERVTAATQQAAAYDRTVELAQTRYDEGYTSFLELLDSRRSQFDAQLSLTSARLTYLVEAVDLIKALGGGPQILQRDQ comes from the coding sequence ATGAAACCTTGGATCTTGACCCTCCCACTCATCGGGCTGGCCGGGTGCAGCCTGGCACCTGACTACCAGGCGCCGCAACCGGCCCTGCCGGCTCAGCTGCCGGCCTTCGATCAGGACGACGCCTCCGCCGACGCGAAGGACCTCGAGACCTCCCAGGTCTGGTGGACCGCCTTTGGCGACGCTCAGCTCAACCGCTGGGTCGAGCGCGCGCTGCTGGAGAACGACAACGCCGAGATCGCCGCCGCCCGGGTGCGCGAAGCCCGTGCGCTGCTCGGCCTCTCCACCGCCGAGCTCTTCCCCAGCCTTGGCGGGCAGGGGCAGGCGACGCGCCAGGACTCGGCAGCCGGCCTCTCGCAAGTCGATGGCCCATACAACACCTATCAGCTCAGCGGCGCCCTCAGCTACGAGCTCGACCTGTGGGGCCGCCTGCGCAACAGCCGCAAGGCCGCGCGCGAGCAGCTCCTCTCGACCACCTACGGGCTCGAGAGCATCCGTCAGGCGCTGGTAGCGGATACGGTGACGGCCTACTTCAACGTCATCGCCGCCCGCATCCAGGTAGGCATCGGCGAAGCCACCGTGGCCGACCGCAAGGAGTCGCTGCGCCTGCAGCAGCTCCGCTTCGACAACGGTGCCATTACCGAGCTGGAGCGCCAACAGGCCGACGCCGACTACGCCGCCGCCCTCACGCGCTTGCCCGACCTCAAGTCGGGGCTCGAAATGGCTGAGAACGCCCTTCTGACCCTCGCCGGGGCCGATCCGGAAGCCTTCTGGACGCGCGCCGAGCTGGACAAGATCGGCAACGAGCTGCCCAGCACCGTTTCCATCGATGCCAGTGTGACGCCGCTCGCGCTCCTCCAGCAGCGCCCCGACATCCGCGCCGCCGAAGCCGACGCCCAGGCCGCCACCTACAACATCGGGGTGGTGCGCGCGCAGCGCTGGCCCACGCTCTCCGCCAGCGCCCTGCTCGGCACGGCAGCGCTCGATATCGACGACCTCTTCACCCGCGACAGCCGCACCTGGTCGGTCTCCGGCAACCTCGCCGGCCCGATCTTCGACTTCGGCCGCACCTCCAACCGCATCGAAGCCTCCGAGGCCCAGCAAGAGCAGGCCCTGTTGAACTACGAGGCGGTGGTGAAGCAGGCCTTCCGCGAAGTGCGCGAAAACTGGCGTAACTACGATTTTGCGCAAGAGCGCGTGACGGCAGCCACCCAACAGGCTGCCGCCTACGACCGCACGGTAGAGCTGGCGCAGACCCGCTACGACGAGGGTTACACGAGCTTCCTCGAGTTGCTCGACTCCCGTCGCTCGCAGTTCGATGCGCAGCTCTCCCTCACCTCCGCCCGCCTCACCTACCTGGTCGAGGCCGTGGACCTGATCAAGGCCCTCGGCGGTGGACCGCAGATCTTACAGCGAGACCAATAG